In Mycoplasmopsis californica, one genomic interval encodes:
- a CDS encoding lipoate--protein ligase — translation MILIEPIRNGKYVKDGAYWLAIQIWAMNHLRLDDTIVFPSVAEPHIQIGYFQNPEVEVNFNYLKEKNLQIVRRDTGGGAIYIDSNSVNVCYLIPYKENESIIGNFAKFYEPTIKILKDLGATRVTQTGKNDLTIDGRKVSGAAMTLINDVIYGGNSLLYNVDYDAMSQVLNPNRKKIQSQGIKSVRQRVAGLSEYLDEQYKNLDIFEFKDLIIKRLFNAEDLSSIKRYEISDQDWMQIDELIEKKYKNWDWTYGISPRYEYNRDARLSIGTINFSLAIENQKIEKFKISGDFFPRKDVSGLELSLIGTKMKFEELVQALNDADLQSYFFTEVNAVEIAKIILDEE, via the coding sequence ATGATATTAATCGAACCAATTAGAAATGGTAAATATGTTAAAGACGGTGCTTATTGACTAGCGATCCAAATTTGAGCAATGAATCATTTGCGCCTAGATGATACAATTGTTTTTCCTTCGGTTGCAGAACCTCATATTCAAATTGGATATTTTCAAAATCCAGAAGTTGAAGTCAATTTTAATTATTTAAAAGAAAAAAATCTGCAAATTGTACGCCGCGATACAGGTGGTGGTGCAATTTATATCGATTCAAATTCAGTTAATGTTTGTTATTTAATACCTTACAAAGAAAACGAAAGCATAATTGGTAATTTTGCTAAATTTTATGAACCTACTATTAAAATTTTAAAAGATTTAGGTGCAACAAGAGTCACACAAACTGGCAAAAATGATTTAACCATTGACGGGCGTAAAGTATCTGGCGCTGCGATGACGTTGATTAATGATGTTATCTATGGCGGAAACTCATTGCTTTATAATGTGGACTATGATGCAATGAGTCAAGTATTAAATCCGAACCGTAAAAAAATTCAATCGCAAGGTATTAAATCAGTACGCCAAAGAGTTGCTGGATTAAGCGAGTATCTGGATGAGCAATATAAAAATTTAGACATTTTTGAATTTAAAGACTTAATTATTAAACGCTTATTTAACGCGGAAGATTTAAGTAGCATCAAGCGTTATGAAATAAGCGATCAAGATTGAATGCAAATTGACGAATTAATTGAAAAAAAATATAAAAACTGAGATTGAACATACGGAATCAGTCCTCGTTATGAGTACAACCGTGATGCTCGCTTATCAATTGGTACAATTAATTTTTCATTAGCTATAGAAAATCAAAAAATTGAAAAGTTCAAAATAAGTGGCGATTTCTTTCCGCGTAAAGATGTGTCAGGTCTTGAGCTATCATTAATTGGTACAAAAATGAAATTTGAAGAATTAGTTCAAGCTCTTAATGACGCTGATTTACAGAGCTATTTCTTCACAGAAGTAAATGCTGTGGAAATTGCAAAGATAATTCTAGATGAGGAATAA
- a CDS encoding NADH-dependent flavin oxidoreductase encodes MNKYLELFKPFKLGKYTLQNRFVLSPMTLSLTTIDGKMTDQEANYTRRRANSAPLIVSGAAYIDDFGQLFEYGYSAKSDSDIESLARLAQAMKADGNIVILQLAHAGKFSKASLKRYGHLHGPSYEKNFFPVEHEVFELTQQQIKNIIKDYAKATQRAIKAGFDGIEISMAQRLLIQTFFSKIVNKRTDSYGTDTFENRSRLCIEVVQAIRNVIDQFAPEGFLFGFRATPEETYGPVLGYTIEEFNQLIDLTIEKGKIDYLAIASWGHDIYLNKVRSDCKFKGQLVNEVIYNHFKNRVAVIASGGINTPDKCLDALQHCDLVGLSSVFVADPEFVHKIKNNEIDKINLAIKPEQLNDLAIPEESFKGIVNMFGYCETIPNQTMSTLTKNSIHKTKSHN; translated from the coding sequence ATGAATAAGTATTTAGAATTATTTAAACCTTTTAAACTTGGAAAATACACGTTACAAAATCGTTTTGTTCTTTCACCAATGACTTTGTCATTAACAACTATTGATGGCAAAATGACTGACCAAGAAGCTAATTACACTCGCCGAAGAGCCAATAGTGCTCCTTTAATAGTCTCAGGGGCGGCATACATTGACGATTTTGGTCAATTATTTGAGTATGGCTATAGTGCTAAAAGCGATTCTGATATCGAATCATTAGCTAGATTAGCCCAAGCAATGAAAGCAGACGGCAATATTGTAATATTACAGCTGGCACATGCTGGAAAATTTTCAAAAGCAAGTCTTAAAAGATACGGACACCTACATGGTCCAAGTTATGAAAAAAATTTCTTTCCTGTTGAACATGAAGTGTTTGAATTAACACAACAGCAAATAAAAAATATTATTAAGGATTATGCAAAAGCGACTCAACGGGCAATTAAAGCTGGATTTGATGGCATCGAGATTTCAATGGCTCAAAGATTGCTAATCCAAACTTTTTTTAGTAAGATAGTAAATAAAAGAACCGATTCCTACGGAACTGATACTTTTGAGAATCGTTCTCGTTTATGTATTGAAGTTGTCCAAGCAATCAGAAATGTAATTGATCAATTTGCACCAGAAGGATTTTTATTTGGATTCAGAGCAACTCCCGAGGAAACTTATGGACCAGTATTAGGTTATACAATTGAAGAATTTAACCAATTAATTGATTTAACTATTGAAAAAGGAAAAATTGATTATTTAGCAATTGCTAGTTGAGGGCATGATATTTACTTAAATAAAGTTCGTTCAGATTGTAAATTTAAAGGGCAATTAGTAAATGAGGTAATTTATAATCATTTTAAAAATCGGGTTGCTGTTATAGCTTCAGGGGGTATTAACACTCCTGACAAATGTTTGGACGCTTTGCAACACTGTGATTTAGTAGGTCTAAGCTCAGTTTTTGTAGCAGATCCAGAGTTTGTGCATAAAATAAAAAATAATGAAATAGATAAAATAAACTTAGCAATCAAACCAGAGCAACTGAATGATTTAGCTATTCCTGAAGAATCCTTTAAAGGGATAGTGAATATGTTTGGTTATTGTGAGACAATTCCTAACCAGACAATGTCTACGCTCACAAAAAATTCTATTCACAAAACTAAATCGCATAATTAG
- a CDS encoding Vmc-like lipoprotein signal peptide domain-containing protein, translating into MNKIKKILLSASPLAISFSTVAVAASCKKESVVLNTKPAPKPMQNENDANKNNPKTDTDKTDESQPDIQREIAKKLAEQNKPVDKQLQIAMELAERQKIKEQNAARTEALKQKIQELENKNKMEEEQRKEQERKEQEAIEAQKKEEEELRKKVLMRKNMRSQPTTTQSS; encoded by the coding sequence ATGAATAAAATCAAAAAAATATTACTAAGTGCTTCACCACTTGCAATATCTTTTTCGACAGTTGCAGTTGCTGCATCTTGCAAAAAGGAAAGTGTAGTTTTAAATACAAAACCAGCACCAAAACCAATGCAAAATGAAAATGACGCAAATAAAAATAACCCCAAAACTGATACTGACAAAACGGATGAATCTCAACCTGACATCCAAAGAGAAATAGCTAAAAAACTAGCTGAGCAAAATAAGCCTGTTGACAAACAATTGCAAATCGCAATGGAGCTAGCAGAAAGACAAAAAATTAAAGAACAAAACGCAGCTAGAACTGAGGCTTTAAAACAAAAAATTCAGGAACTAGAAAATAAAAACAAAATGGAAGAAGAACAAAGAAAAGAGCAAGAAAGAAAAGAGCAAGAAGCAATTGAGGCTCAGAAGAAAGAGGAAGAAGAATTACGTAAGAAGGTTTTGATGAGAAAAAATATGCGTTCTCAACCAACCACTACACAATCAAGTTAA
- a CDS encoding DMT family transporter: protein MNKYIKNEQKKLFSSTFLGKIFGFIAGISWALVSIFLFLHDQSFKARQGDVNGILNSLQIGVSISFIQEFFALIWAFLVLLMFKRIKDLKKAFQNKNILWIILGSIFGGPFGSVTYILGIQYIGSGLSGSITVTYPVLAAMLAYLFLKQKMNINSIVGGSISLLAILTLGILQFSSGDIKNGWGFLFALFAAIGWAIESFLSSKAMDSGIDPYVSIFVRQCSSVLVLALILVPSFNSFGSIKDVVSNIDVFWILGSSIIGIVSFVLFYIAINKAGVGVASGLNICYVVWIIIFELALFRFYPWYIYILVATVFCAQMFTLVPDFNKRKLKK, encoded by the coding sequence ATGAATAAATACATAAAAAACGAGCAAAAAAAACTGTTTTCATCAACTTTTCTAGGTAAAATTTTCGGTTTTATCGCCGGGATATCTTGAGCATTAGTTTCGATTTTTTTATTTTTACACGATCAATCATTTAAAGCAAGACAAGGTGATGTTAATGGTATTTTAAATTCTTTACAAATTGGAGTGTCAATTTCATTCATTCAGGAATTTTTTGCTTTAATTTGAGCTTTTTTAGTACTACTAATGTTCAAAAGAATAAAAGATCTTAAAAAAGCTTTTCAAAATAAAAATATTTTATGAATAATTCTTGGTTCAATATTTGGAGGACCTTTTGGATCTGTAACTTACATTTTAGGTATTCAATATATCGGTTCTGGTTTATCTGGATCAATTACGGTTACATATCCAGTTTTAGCTGCAATGCTTGCTTACTTATTTTTAAAACAAAAAATGAATATCAATTCAATAGTTGGCGGTTCTATTTCCCTTCTAGCAATTTTAACACTTGGAATATTGCAATTTAGCTCTGGTGATATCAAAAATGGGTGAGGGTTTTTATTTGCATTATTTGCTGCAATAGGTTGAGCTATCGAGTCTTTTTTGAGTTCAAAAGCAATGGATTCGGGAATTGATCCTTATGTTTCTATCTTTGTTCGTCAATGTAGTTCTGTTCTTGTTCTAGCTCTAATTTTGGTTCCCTCGTTCAATTCATTTGGATCAATTAAGGATGTAGTTTCAAACATTGATGTTTTTTGAATTCTAGGATCGTCAATTATCGGGATAGTTAGTTTTGTCTTATTTTATATCGCGATTAACAAAGCTGGTGTTGGCGTGGCGTCTGGATTAAATATATGTTATGTGGTTTGAATTATAATATTTGAATTAGCACTGTTCAGATTTTACCCTTGATATATCTATATTTTGGTTGCTACTGTTTTTTGTGCTCAAATGTTTACACTTGTTCCTGATTTTAATAAACGAAAATTAAAAAAGTAA
- a CDS encoding sugar phosphate nucleotidyltransferase yields the protein MKNIIILAAGFGSRLTPLTLKIPKGLLEIKENTRILTENLKYLSDFDNKIIVTGYMRKKFAGIIQRHNLVEVYNKDFKNTNSLYSLYLGLQELKNPEGGVFILTSDVIFSKDIFNQKYPNSWVNTQKSTENIAEWEVIKDAGNVKDFRVRDINQKYKSNNFEFLTGCTYIHKNDFSAFKEEVKKCVLNDELKINSYWEQALWNVLDDINLKTLPCDNYAFEIDNFNDLLTYNPDAPCFKEDIHLKKIMSVFSIDFDEISNIKPIKQGMTNDSFTFDIKNKTYIARIPKKGSHELINRYQEQEVYEKINNLGISESVIYFNTTDFIDSPLHGFKIAKFYTNATVANGNNYQHMKKAMHAFKDLHNKNIQINHEFDLLERMNYYVKIIGDHYAKINLQIKELQSQFNNIYHWYKAKKYPTHLCLVDTFFENVLILSDGRVKLIDWEYAGQADAYTDIAGYCLSCVYDQKQVKDALSVYLDRKPTKSELNRLYAQIIMQAILWVFWCEYKKQYQEFHHEYENELIMVANQYLKRFKYE from the coding sequence ATGAAAAATATCATTATTTTAGCTGCAGGATTTGGTTCTCGTTTAACTCCGCTTACTCTAAAAATCCCCAAAGGTTTATTAGAAATAAAAGAAAACACTCGTATTTTGACTGAAAATTTAAAATATTTAAGTGATTTTGATAACAAGATAATTGTTACGGGGTATATGCGAAAAAAATTTGCTGGAATAATTCAGCGTCATAATTTAGTCGAAGTTTACAACAAGGATTTTAAAAACACAAATTCACTATATAGTTTATATCTTGGGCTTCAAGAGCTTAAAAACCCAGAAGGTGGTGTTTTTATCTTAACTAGTGATGTAATTTTTAGTAAAGATATATTCAATCAAAAATATCCAAATTCATGAGTTAATACACAAAAATCGACTGAAAACATAGCGGAATGAGAAGTTATTAAGGATGCGGGAAACGTTAAAGATTTTAGAGTGCGAGATATAAATCAAAAATATAAATCCAATAATTTTGAGTTTTTGACAGGATGCACCTATATTCACAAAAATGATTTTTCAGCATTTAAAGAAGAAGTTAAAAAATGTGTCTTAAATGATGAATTAAAAATAAACTCTTATTGAGAACAAGCATTATGAAATGTTTTAGATGACATAAATTTAAAGACTTTACCTTGCGACAACTATGCTTTCGAAATTGATAATTTTAATGACCTATTAACTTACAATCCAGATGCACCGTGTTTTAAAGAGGATATCCATTTAAAGAAAATAATGAGTGTTTTTTCAATAGATTTTGATGAAATTTCAAATATCAAACCAATTAAACAGGGGATGACTAATGATTCTTTTACTTTTGATATAAAAAACAAAACATATATTGCTCGCATTCCTAAAAAAGGCTCTCATGAATTAATCAATAGATATCAAGAACAAGAAGTTTATGAAAAAATCAACAATCTCGGCATTAGTGAAAGCGTTATATATTTTAATACTACCGATTTTATAGATAGCCCTCTGCACGGATTTAAGATTGCTAAATTTTATACAAATGCTACAGTAGCTAACGGAAACAATTACCAACACATGAAAAAAGCAATGCACGCTTTTAAAGATTTACACAACAAAAATATACAAATCAATCATGAATTTGACTTGCTAGAAAGAATGAATTACTATGTCAAAATCATTGGTGACCACTATGCAAAAATCAATTTACAAATCAAGGAATTGCAATCACAATTCAATAATATTTATCATTGATACAAAGCTAAAAAATATCCAACTCATTTGTGTTTGGTAGATACTTTTTTTGAAAATGTTTTAATTTTAAGTGATGGTCGAGTTAAACTAATTGACTGAGAATACGCAGGCCAGGCTGATGCCTACACTGATATTGCAGGATATTGCTTATCTTGTGTTTATGACCAAAAACAAGTTAAAGACGCTTTAAGCGTATATCTAGACCGCAAACCAACCAAAAGTGAATTAAATAGACTGTATGCACAGATAATAATGCAGGCTATTTTATGAGTGTTCTGATGCGAATATAAAAAACAATATCAAGAATTTCATCACGAGTACGAAAACGAATTAATCATGGTTGCTAATCAATATTTAAAAAGGTTTAAATATGAATAA
- the mf1 gene encoding diacylglycerol cholinephosphotransferase Mf1, translating into MDKKQKQVYELLKEFLQIVNKHNLQYMIIYGTLLGAKRHNGFIPWDDDIDLVVPKATLDFLVQNYPSKIYLPENNNSPLLIPKFSNDNKTNEEAVFIDLFLAIPTSRKNISKFSSLKNKIRYLHTYTRRKTFKRQWGLRILKFFSLFSWLSKKYSVGDAYNDLYSDKPEFSSVLYLPFKKKTYKNTYSKLDFDTAIESNFEDLSVKIPSNWEEILIQNYGKNWSTPKKFKYCEHLGLYDMEIFVYKKRKINN; encoded by the coding sequence ATGGACAAGAAACAAAAACAAGTTTATGAACTTCTTAAGGAATTTTTGCAAATTGTTAATAAACATAATTTGCAATATATGATTATTTATGGAACTTTGTTAGGTGCTAAGCGACACAACGGATTTATTCCTTGGGACGATGACATTGACCTAGTTGTTCCTAAGGCGACATTGGATTTTTTAGTTCAAAACTATCCTTCTAAAATTTATTTACCCGAAAATAACAATTCTCCTCTTTTAATTCCTAAATTTTCAAACGATAACAAAACTAATGAAGAAGCTGTTTTTATAGATTTATTCCTTGCGATTCCAACATCTAGAAAAAATATTTCTAAATTCTCATCACTTAAAAATAAAATAAGATATTTGCACACATACACACGCAGAAAAACTTTTAAAAGACAATGGGGTTTAAGAATTCTAAAATTCTTTTCTTTATTTAGCTGATTGAGCAAAAAATACTCAGTAGGCGATGCTTACAATGATTTATACTCGGATAAACCAGAATTTTCATCGGTATTATATTTACCATTTAAGAAAAAAACTTATAAAAACACTTATTCAAAACTGGATTTTGATACAGCAATTGAATCTAATTTTGAAGATTTAAGCGTTAAAATTCCGTCTAATTGAGAAGAGATTTTAATTCAAAATTATGGTAAAAATTGAAGCACACCTAAAAAATTTAAATATTGTGAGCATTTGGGTCTTTATGACATGGAAATTTTTGTTTATAAAAAAAGAAAAATAAATAATTAA
- the ileS gene encoding isoleucine--tRNA ligase codes for MAEKNYKDTLNMPQTNFEMRANLVKKEPEFRELWLQNEIYKKVLAKNKANTPFILHDGPPYANGNLHIGHSLNKILKDIVIRYKSMNGFYTPYIPGWDTHGLPIEHKMLQEAKLNKNELTPLELRRKAREYALSQVEVQKEQFKQMQLLSDFEQYYVTLSPGFVAQQLRLFKKMVLDGLVYKGLKPVYWSPSSQSALAEAEVEYKDIDSPSIFVAFEIEEPGSERIKKGDYLIIWTTTPWTLLANSAVAIGESFEYSIVEKGAKRYIIATELVEKVTDQFNWTNFHVVENLKASEIVGSKYISPLNKNISPVVIGHHVSLETGTGLVHIAPMFGEDDFLIGNKYDLNKIMHISDDGKINELGGEYAGQYYSKADNLIIEQLKLLDLLILAGKINHSYPHDWRTHKPIIFRGTPQWFVSIDKIKDRIIGSLENVSTYPEWAKKRLSNMIINHNDWTISRQRTWGVPLIIFYDQDNKPIFDEKIFDHVINLIEIEGPDIWWEKTADELLPKPYQGKGFSKETDIMDVWFDSGSTSFAVEIDPQVNAPYDLYLEGSDQYRGWFNSSLINSVALRGVAPYKKLVSHGFVLDGKGEKMSKSKGNTIDPLKVIQKHGADILRFWVANSEYTNDVSISDSILEQNADSYRKIRNTIKFILGNLEGFEYDESLPRKGVHQFIKEQLELVRSNVLKAFDEFKFLNGIKLINNYVIELSSFYLNITKDILYVEEFNSINRRMTLTNFYEIVEFLITILAPIIPTTCDDAYRYFNKKDKQISVHLDTITRERSVNMSIINEWEEFFELRDEVNLAIEKAIKEGLIRRSNEVKLTLKPKSDFIASLDLKQLLMVGIVAYGEEFKLETFESLKCQRCWNHFLPAQIIDDLCPLCTKVLKSGDKNE; via the coding sequence ATGGCAGAAAAAAATTATAAAGATACACTAAATATGCCTCAAACGAATTTTGAAATGAGAGCAAATTTAGTAAAAAAAGAACCTGAATTTAGAGAATTGTGATTGCAAAATGAAATTTATAAAAAAGTATTAGCTAAAAATAAAGCTAATACACCTTTTATATTGCATGATGGCCCACCATATGCTAATGGTAACTTGCATATTGGCCACTCTCTTAATAAAATTTTAAAAGATATTGTAATCCGTTACAAATCGATGAATGGTTTTTATACTCCGTATATACCTGGTTGAGACACTCATGGATTGCCAATTGAACACAAAATGCTACAAGAAGCAAAATTAAATAAAAACGAATTGACACCACTAGAACTGCGAAGAAAAGCTCGTGAGTATGCATTGAGTCAGGTTGAAGTGCAAAAAGAGCAATTTAAGCAAATGCAACTTTTGAGTGATTTTGAACAGTATTATGTTACTTTATCGCCTGGGTTTGTTGCACAACAATTACGTTTATTTAAAAAAATGGTCCTTGACGGACTTGTTTACAAGGGCTTAAAACCTGTTTATTGGTCGCCATCTTCACAATCTGCATTAGCTGAGGCTGAGGTAGAATATAAAGATATTGATAGTCCTTCTATATTTGTTGCTTTTGAGATTGAAGAACCAGGGAGCGAACGGATCAAAAAAGGTGATTATTTAATAATTTGGACAACCACCCCTTGAACATTGTTAGCTAATTCAGCCGTGGCAATTGGTGAGTCTTTTGAGTATTCAATTGTTGAAAAAGGAGCTAAAAGATACATAATTGCTACTGAATTAGTTGAAAAAGTTACTGACCAATTTAACTGAACAAACTTTCATGTTGTTGAAAATTTAAAAGCTTCTGAAATAGTAGGTTCAAAATACATCAGTCCCTTAAATAAAAATATTTCACCAGTAGTAATTGGTCACCACGTTAGTTTAGAAACTGGTACTGGACTTGTTCATATTGCTCCTATGTTTGGCGAAGATGACTTTTTGATCGGTAATAAATACGATTTAAACAAAATCATGCATATTTCTGATGATGGAAAAATAAACGAATTAGGCGGGGAATATGCCGGCCAATACTATTCAAAAGCTGATAATTTGATTATTGAACAATTAAAACTACTAGATTTATTAATTTTAGCCGGTAAAATTAATCACTCATACCCTCATGATTGAAGAACTCATAAACCAATTATTTTCCGTGGAACACCACAATGATTTGTTTCGATTGACAAAATTAAAGATCGGATTATAGGGTCATTAGAAAATGTATCGACATATCCTGAATGGGCAAAAAAACGTCTTTCAAATATGATTATTAACCACAATGATTGAACAATATCTCGCCAGAGAACTTGGGGTGTGCCACTTATAATTTTTTACGACCAGGATAACAAACCAATTTTTGACGAAAAGATTTTTGACCATGTTATTAATTTAATTGAAATTGAAGGTCCTGACATTTGATGAGAAAAAACTGCTGATGAACTTTTACCTAAGCCTTATCAAGGTAAAGGATTCAGTAAAGAAACTGATATTATGGACGTGTGATTTGATTCGGGTTCGACTTCATTTGCTGTTGAAATTGACCCTCAAGTCAACGCTCCTTATGATCTTTATCTTGAAGGAAGCGACCAATATAGAGGATGATTTAATTCATCGTTAATTAACTCTGTAGCCCTTAGAGGAGTAGCTCCTTATAAAAAACTTGTTTCACACGGGTTTGTTTTAGATGGTAAGGGTGAAAAAATGTCAAAATCAAAAGGAAATACTATTGATCCGTTAAAAGTAATTCAAAAACATGGTGCAGATATTTTACGTTTTTGAGTTGCGAATAGTGAATATACAAATGATGTAAGCATTTCCGATTCGATCCTTGAACAAAACGCCGATTCATATCGAAAAATTAGAAATACTATTAAATTTATTTTAGGCAATCTTGAAGGGTTTGAATACGATGAATCATTGCCTCGTAAAGGAGTGCATCAATTTATCAAAGAACAACTTGAATTAGTTCGATCGAATGTTTTAAAGGCGTTTGATGAGTTTAAGTTCTTAAATGGTATTAAACTAATTAATAATTATGTCATTGAATTATCAAGTTTTTACTTAAACATCACTAAAGACATCCTTTATGTTGAAGAATTTAATTCGATTAATCGTCGTATGACTTTAACTAATTTTTATGAAATTGTTGAATTTTTAATCACAATTTTAGCACCAATTATCCCAACTACTTGTGATGATGCGTATCGTTATTTTAATAAAAAAGATAAGCAGATATCAGTTCATTTAGACACAATTACTCGTGAAAGATCTGTTAATATGAGTATTATTAATGAGTGGGAAGAGTTTTTTGAGTTACGTGATGAGGTAAATTTAGCAATTGAAAAAGCAATTAAAGAAGGCTTGATTAGACGAAGTAATGAAGTTAAATTAACCTTAAAGCCTAAATCAGATTTTATTGCGTCATTGGATTTAAAACAGTTATTAATGGTTGGTATTGTGGCATACGGAGAAGAATTCAAGCTAGAAACTTTTGAATCTCTTAAATGTCAGCGATGTTGAAATCATTTCTTGCCTGCTCAAATCATTGATGATTTATGTCCGCTTTGCACCAAAGTGCTAAAATCAGGAGATAAAAATGAGTAA
- a CDS encoding signal peptidase II: MSKEIDGTKVSNKKSWQQRRQDFTERFKNYGAELRNKWINDKKRILINYSIFVSIFVIVLLIDQLTKTFLFSWDTEAEWKGDGKTIYHGLIFGVRSVEHFGVTLLPWKGKTVVIIIQILSVLIFLAIITIPFLTNSIWMIILFSFIAAGNVGNMLDRFMFSGRVKDILFASFLETIQGRQLGTFNVADIALVGGSAGLVVYFLIQIIIEYVEEQKEAQKTQNSTENIELNTDEHVNEEQQNQA, from the coding sequence ATGAGTAAAGAAATAGATGGAACCAAGGTGAGTAATAAAAAATCCTGACAACAACGCCGCCAGGATTTTACAGAACGGTTCAAAAATTATGGAGCTGAGCTAAGAAATAAATGAATCAACGATAAAAAACGAATTTTAATTAATTACTCAATTTTTGTTTCGATATTTGTGATTGTTTTATTAATTGACCAATTAACAAAAACATTTTTATTTAGTTGAGATACAGAAGCTGAGTGAAAAGGGGATGGTAAAACAATTTATCATGGCTTGATATTTGGTGTAAGGTCGGTAGAACATTTTGGAGTTACATTACTGCCTTGAAAAGGTAAAACTGTTGTAATTATTATTCAAATACTGAGTGTTTTGATATTTTTAGCAATAATCACAATACCTTTTTTAACCAATTCAATTTGAATGATAATTCTTTTCTCGTTTATTGCTGCGGGCAATGTTGGAAATATGCTCGATCGTTTTATGTTTAGTGGGCGCGTTAAAGATATTTTATTTGCTTCATTTTTAGAAACGATACAAGGCAGACAATTAGGAACATTTAATGTTGCTGATATAGCTTTGGTTGGTGGTTCAGCCGGTTTGGTAGTGTATTTCTTAATTCAAATTATTATTGAATATGTTGAAGAACAAAAAGAAGCACAAAAAACACAAAATAGTACTGAAAATATTGAATTAAATACTGATGAACATGTAAATGAAGAACAACAAAATCAGGCTTAA